In the Methylomonas rhizoryzae genome, one interval contains:
- a CDS encoding DUF2341 domain-containing protein has translation MKTLVTLVFILATLPSLAQAWWNEDWAYRKKISLDAQQLQQTGIKIANEGLVLVRLHTGNFAYFADVAEAGKDLRFIANDDKTPLKYAIEKFDALNEMALIWVRLPKDLASSAEPAFWMYYKNPKAVDAQDAPGIFDVAQLVAYHFDGSAVKDATAYGNQPSSATNSTVDNGVAGSAAGFDGNQDIRIAASPSIQMMLDFGWTVSAWVKIEQAQTDGVMFERDGLVLSVRGQTPVLNLNRKEIVSPFDLNLATWHFLAITGTNDGFTLFVDGKPAGTLPDTVSALQGDIAIGSALDGSRGWVGAIDEFGIAKAAREQNALQFAAALQGQSAELLIYGEDSSPDAEQGGSESRIMATLGDVTLDGWVIIGMLAVMLLVSWLVMITKALVLNKNSRENKRFEDAFLQLQATDIGDLNRSATEDDADIEASPLLSLMGSHGRFAGSSIYNLYHVGVEELNKRLLKASGADVAEQSLSDKAITSIRAAMESVLVREIQKLNSQMVLLTIAISGGPFLGLLGTVLGVMITFGDIAASGEVNVNAIAPGIAAALATTVAGLLVAIPALFGYNWLASQIKLITADMYIFVDEFSAKLSERYS, from the coding sequence ATGAAAACATTGGTAACCCTGGTTTTTATTCTGGCGACGCTGCCGAGTTTGGCGCAAGCTTGGTGGAACGAGGATTGGGCATATAGGAAGAAAATCAGCTTGGATGCACAGCAATTGCAGCAAACCGGCATCAAGATAGCCAATGAGGGCTTGGTGCTGGTCAGATTGCATACCGGCAACTTCGCCTATTTCGCCGATGTGGCGGAAGCGGGTAAAGACTTGCGGTTTATCGCTAACGACGACAAAACCCCGTTGAAATACGCAATCGAAAAATTCGATGCACTCAACGAAATGGCCTTGATTTGGGTGCGTCTGCCTAAAGACTTGGCGAGCAGCGCCGAGCCGGCGTTTTGGATGTATTACAAAAATCCCAAGGCGGTGGACGCTCAGGATGCTCCCGGCATTTTCGACGTGGCTCAGTTGGTCGCTTATCACTTCGACGGCAGCGCGGTTAAGGATGCTACCGCTTACGGCAATCAACCGTCGTCGGCAACTAATAGTACGGTCGATAACGGCGTGGCCGGCAGCGCCGCCGGGTTCGACGGCAATCAAGACATACGCATCGCCGCCAGTCCCTCGATCCAAATGATGCTGGATTTCGGTTGGACGGTATCGGCATGGGTCAAAATCGAGCAAGCGCAAACCGACGGGGTGATGTTCGAGCGCGACGGGCTGGTGTTGTCCGTCAGAGGGCAAACCCCGGTGTTGAATTTGAACCGCAAGGAAATCGTCAGTCCGTTCGACTTGAATCTGGCGACCTGGCATTTTTTGGCGATTACCGGCACTAACGACGGTTTTACCTTGTTTGTAGACGGCAAGCCGGCCGGCACGCTGCCGGATACGGTTTCGGCCTTGCAGGGCGACATTGCCATCGGTAGCGCCTTGGACGGCAGCCGCGGCTGGGTGGGCGCCATCGACGAATTCGGCATAGCCAAAGCCGCCCGCGAGCAAAACGCCTTGCAATTTGCCGCCGCGTTGCAGGGGCAATCCGCAGAGCTGTTGATCTATGGCGAAGACAGTTCGCCGGACGCGGAGCAGGGCGGCAGCGAGTCGCGCATTATGGCGACCTTGGGCGACGTGACGCTGGACGGTTGGGTCATTATCGGCATGTTGGCCGTCATGCTGTTGGTCAGCTGGCTAGTGATGATTACCAAAGCCTTGGTGCTGAACAAAAATTCCAGGGAAAACAAACGGTTCGAGGATGCGTTCCTGCAGTTGCAAGCCACGGACATCGGCGATTTGAACCGTAGCGCCACGGAAGACGATGCCGACATCGAAGCCTCCCCGTTGTTGTCGCTGATGGGCAGTCACGGCCGGTTTGCCGGCTCGTCCATCTACAACCTGTACCACGTCGGGGTGGAAGAGTTGAACAAGCGCTTGTTGAAAGCGTCCGGCGCCGACGTAGCCGAACAGTCGCTGTCCGATAAGGCCATCACCTCTATCCGCGCCGCCATGGAATCGGTGTTGGTGCGGGAAATTCAAAAACTCAACAGTCAAATGGTGTTGTTGACCATTGCGATTAGCGGTGGCCCGTTTCTGGGCTTGCTGGGTACGGTGTTGGGGGTGATGATCACTTTCGGCGACATTGCCGCCAGCGGCGAAGTCAACGTCAACGCGATAGCCCCGGGGATTGCCGCCGCGCTGGCGACCACGGTCGCGGGGTTGCTGGTCGCGATTCCGGCCTTGTTCGGCTACAACTGGCTGGCTAGCCAAATCAAGTTGATTACCGCCGACATGTACATTTTCGTCGACGAGTTTTCCGCCAAGTTGTCCGAACGATACAGCTAA
- a CDS encoding ExbD/TolR family protein, with the protein MRYQEELDNYDEINVTSMLDLAYVLLIVFIIMTTAAVQGIQVNLPKASDAPSLSKPQTKAITVTADGTIYLDTFPVTMEQLEATLMQYKAANPEFPVVVKGEASVEYQYVVDILALLGRLEITQVGLVTQKLVK; encoded by the coding sequence ATGCGTTACCAAGAAGAATTGGATAACTACGACGAGATCAACGTCACTTCGATGTTGGATTTGGCCTATGTGCTGCTGATTGTGTTCATCATCATGACCACGGCGGCGGTACAGGGTATCCAGGTCAATTTACCCAAGGCCAGCGACGCGCCCAGTCTGTCCAAGCCGCAAACCAAGGCGATCACGGTGACGGCGGACGGCACGATTTATCTGGATACCTTTCCGGTCACCATGGAGCAACTGGAAGCGACATTGATGCAATACAAGGCCGCCAATCCGGAGTTTCCGGTGGTCGTGAAGGGCGAAGCCAGCGTCGAATATCAATACGTGGTCGATATCTTGGCCTTGTTGGGGCGCTTGGAAATCACCCAAGTCGGCTTGGTCACGCAAAAACTGGTCAAGTAA
- a CDS encoding TonB C-terminal domain-containing protein, translated as MSSGTHFRVYLPRIIIAGLVLAFILAVVLVVRHFLEQQPEKAERKIQPITLLKPPPPPPPPPKVEKPPEPEVKEKIEEPEPEQEPEPETPPDEAPARDLGLDADASAGSDGFGLVARKGGTGLFGGGNPYAWYGNMLKTQIVNLLSGKDELRRKGYSAVVKLWLRQDGSVERVELSRGSNDADIDDLLQRQLAKLDKVAESPPPGMPQPVRLKISSRI; from the coding sequence ATGAGTTCCGGCACACATTTTCGGGTGTATCTGCCCAGGATCATTATTGCCGGTTTGGTGTTGGCGTTTATCCTGGCCGTCGTTTTAGTCGTTAGACATTTTCTCGAGCAGCAGCCGGAAAAGGCCGAGCGCAAGATTCAGCCGATTACCTTGTTGAAACCGCCGCCGCCTCCACCGCCGCCGCCTAAAGTGGAAAAGCCGCCCGAGCCGGAGGTCAAAGAAAAAATCGAGGAGCCGGAACCCGAGCAGGAACCGGAGCCGGAGACGCCGCCGGACGAAGCACCTGCCCGCGATTTGGGCCTGGATGCCGATGCCAGCGCCGGCTCGGACGGCTTCGGGCTGGTGGCGCGCAAAGGCGGAACCGGGCTGTTCGGCGGCGGCAATCCTTATGCCTGGTACGGCAACATGCTCAAAACCCAAATCGTCAACTTGTTAAGCGGTAAAGACGAACTGCGCCGCAAAGGCTATAGCGCGGTCGTGAAACTGTGGCTGAGACAGGACGGCTCGGTGGAGCGGGTGGAATTAAGTCGGGGCAGCAATGACGCGGACATCGACGATCTGTTGCAACGCCAGTTGGCCAAACTGGACAAGGTCGCCGAGTCGCCGCCGCCGGGCATGCCGCAGCCGGTCAGGCTAAAAATTTCTTCACGTATTTAA
- a CDS encoding putative porin has translation MANQSRLLALAVWGLIGTAQAGEKEELLKLRNTTANLIQQLVKQGVLTEQMAQQMIKQAESDAEQQVAAAGSKAAAKEVVPEDEVRVAYVPDFVKDQIRQQVRAELREDVVGDVMAKAKNEQWGIPNALPEWVRRFKLSGDLRLRSQHEYLAQDNIDNALNPTYLDPMAVNDAGGVSAAGLDAYLNTREDRQRFRERLRLAIDADITEGLKAGVRLATGNQRDAISTNQSLGNTGQRYAFDLDRAYLQYDRTDEHKFKWLTLSGGRIKNPWYTGGGEFTGASELVWDVDLSFEGFAGTYRYNLQEDGLVSASDPSRSLYLTAGAFPLQESARSSDKWLFGGQAGVDWGFENQDQLKVGLAYYDYVNVQAKPNTTSVGTCDLNNVANNASRPEYMQSGNSLATICREGSKTSPQATPGMVGLASDFNIVNINASYELALFSPYHLRFSGDYAKNVGYKAGEVASLFGAPRDEQTSAWQARVDFGWSRHTVPGNWNVFAAYKYVQRDAVLDAFTDSDFHLGGTNVKGWFIGGNYALLKNVWLTGRWLSADVISGPQYGLDVLQLDLNTQF, from the coding sequence ATGGCGAATCAATCACGGCTGCTGGCACTGGCGGTCTGGGGGCTAATCGGCACCGCGCAAGCAGGCGAAAAAGAAGAACTTTTGAAATTGCGCAATACCACCGCTAATTTGATCCAGCAATTGGTCAAACAAGGCGTGCTGACCGAACAAATGGCGCAACAGATGATCAAGCAGGCCGAGTCCGACGCCGAACAGCAAGTCGCCGCCGCCGGCAGCAAGGCCGCCGCTAAGGAAGTGGTGCCGGAGGATGAAGTGAGGGTGGCTTACGTGCCCGATTTCGTGAAAGATCAAATTCGCCAGCAGGTGCGCGCCGAACTGCGCGAGGATGTGGTCGGCGACGTGATGGCCAAAGCCAAGAACGAACAATGGGGCATCCCCAATGCGCTACCGGAATGGGTGCGGCGTTTCAAACTTTCCGGCGACTTGCGCTTGCGCTCTCAGCACGAATATTTAGCGCAGGACAATATCGATAATGCCTTGAATCCGACTTATCTGGATCCGATGGCGGTCAACGACGCCGGCGGCGTGAGTGCGGCAGGACTGGATGCCTATTTGAACACGCGGGAAGACAGGCAACGCTTTCGCGAGCGTCTGCGCTTGGCGATCGATGCCGACATCACCGAGGGTTTAAAGGCAGGCGTGCGGCTGGCGACCGGCAATCAACGCGATGCGATTTCGACCAATCAGAGTTTGGGCAACACCGGGCAGCGTTACGCATTCGATCTGGATCGCGCCTATTTGCAATACGACAGGACGGACGAGCATAAATTTAAATGGTTAACCCTGAGCGGCGGCCGGATCAAAAACCCTTGGTATACCGGTGGCGGCGAATTTACCGGCGCCAGCGAGCTGGTTTGGGACGTGGACTTGTCGTTCGAAGGCTTTGCCGGTACTTATCGCTACAACTTGCAGGAGGACGGTCTGGTTTCGGCCAGCGATCCTTCTCGCTCGCTGTATTTAACCGCCGGGGCCTTTCCGTTGCAAGAGAGCGCCCGCAGCAGCGACAAATGGTTGTTCGGCGGTCAGGCCGGGGTGGATTGGGGATTCGAAAATCAAGACCAATTAAAAGTCGGGCTGGCCTATTACGATTATGTCAATGTACAAGCCAAACCCAATACGACTTCCGTCGGCACGTGCGATTTGAATAACGTGGCCAACAATGCGTCGCGTCCGGAATATATGCAAAGCGGCAACAGCTTGGCCACCATCTGCCGGGAAGGCAGCAAAACCAGCCCGCAAGCCACGCCGGGCATGGTGGGCTTGGCCTCCGATTTCAATATCGTCAACATCAATGCCTCTTATGAGCTGGCGCTGTTTTCCCCCTACCATCTGCGCTTTAGCGGCGATTACGCTAAAAACGTGGGCTATAAGGCCGGCGAGGTGGCTAGCCTTTTCGGCGCGCCGCGCGACGAGCAAACCTCCGCCTGGCAAGCCAGGGTCGATTTCGGCTGGAGTCGCCACACGGTGCCCGGAAACTGGAACGTGTTTGCCGCATACAAATACGTGCAGCGCGACGCGGTGCTGGACGCCTTCACCGATTCCGATTTCCATTTGGGCGGCACCAACGTCAAAGGCTGGTTTATCGGCGGCAACTATGCCTTGTTGAAAAACGTCTGGTTGACCGGCCGCTGGTTGAGTGCCGATGTGATCAGCGGTCCGCAGTACGGATTGGACGTGCTGCAGCTGGATCTGAATACCCAGTTTTGA
- the nifS gene encoding cysteine desulfurase NifS — MADIYLDNNATTKVDMAVVDTMIPFFTEQFGNPSSIHRFADGVAKAIKKARSQVQELLGAEHDSEIIFTSCGTESDSTAILSAIKAQPNRKEIITTAVEHPAILNLVEHLEKEGYIIHRMPVDKQGRLNLETYQNLLSDQVAIVSVMWANNETGTIFPVEQMAEMAHAAGVMFHTDAVQAVGKIPMMLQDTKIDMLSLSGHKLHAPKGIGVLYLRRGTRYRPLLRGGHQERGRRAGTENTASIVGLGKACELAMQHMEFENNQVKAMRDRLERGIVEQIPNCFITGDIHNRLPNTTDIAFEYIEGEAILMLLNKAGIAASSGSACTSGSLEPSHVMRAMDIPYTAAHGTIRFSFSRYNSMREVDEVLKVMPDIVAALRKLSPYWDSINNAPVADPEQAFQPTYA; from the coding sequence ATGGCTGATATATATCTGGACAACAACGCCACGACCAAGGTGGACATGGCGGTCGTCGACACGATGATACCGTTTTTCACCGAGCAGTTCGGCAACCCGTCCTCCATCCACCGGTTTGCCGACGGCGTGGCCAAGGCGATCAAGAAAGCCCGTTCGCAAGTACAGGAATTGCTAGGCGCCGAGCACGATTCGGAAATCATTTTTACCTCATGCGGCACCGAGTCCGACTCGACCGCCATTCTGTCCGCCATCAAAGCCCAACCCAACCGCAAAGAAATCATTACCACTGCGGTCGAGCATCCGGCGATTTTGAATTTGGTCGAGCATTTGGAAAAAGAAGGCTACATCATTCACCGCATGCCGGTGGACAAACAAGGCCGCTTGAACCTGGAAACCTACCAAAATCTGCTGTCCGATCAAGTGGCTATCGTCTCGGTGATGTGGGCCAACAACGAAACCGGCACCATTTTCCCGGTCGAACAAATGGCGGAAATGGCGCACGCAGCCGGCGTGATGTTTCATACCGACGCGGTACAAGCGGTCGGCAAGATTCCAATGATGCTGCAAGACACCAAAATCGACATGCTCAGCTTGTCGGGCCACAAATTGCACGCCCCTAAAGGCATAGGCGTGTTGTATTTGCGCCGCGGTACCCGTTATCGGCCGTTGTTGCGCGGCGGCCACCAAGAGCGCGGCCGCCGGGCCGGTACCGAAAACACCGCGTCCATCGTCGGCTTGGGCAAGGCCTGCGAACTAGCCATGCAGCATATGGAATTCGAGAACAACCAGGTGAAAGCCATGCGCGACCGCCTGGAGCGCGGCATCGTCGAACAAATCCCCAATTGTTTCATTACCGGCGACATCCACAACCGCTTGCCTAACACCACCGACATTGCCTTCGAATACATCGAAGGCGAAGCGATTTTGATGCTGCTGAATAAAGCCGGCATCGCGGCTTCCAGCGGCTCCGCCTGTACTTCGGGTTCCTTGGAACCGTCGCACGTGATGCGGGCCATGGACATTCCGTACACCGCCGCGCACGGCACTATCCGCTTCTCGTTTTCGCGTTACAACAGCATGCGCGAAGTCGACGAAGTGTTGAAAGTCATGCCTGACATCGTCGCCGCCTTGCGTAAACTGTCGCCTTACTGGGACAGCATCAACAACGCCCCGGTCGCCGATCCGGAGCAAGCGTTCCAGCCGACTTACGCATAA
- the nifU gene encoding Fe-S cluster assembly protein NifU, which yields MWDYSDKVKDHFFNPKNAGAVADANAIGEVGSISCGDALRLTLRVNEDTEVIEDAGFQTFGCGSAIASSSVLTEIIKGLTLDEALKVTNQDIAAELDGLPPEKMHCSVMGREALQAAVANYRGEEWKDDHEEGALVCKCFAIDAVMIEEMVWANKLRTVEDVTNFTKAGGGCASCHEDIEAILEKVLKEQGESFDPTAAPAPKPKLTAVTGPLTSVQRIKKIEEVLDEMRPSLRADGGDVELVEVVGNTAYVNMKGACNGCGMSSMTIGGIQQRLMEILGEFIKVVPASQMPQLVNIEGASHG from the coding sequence ATGTGGGATTATTCGGACAAAGTTAAAGACCATTTTTTCAACCCCAAAAACGCCGGTGCGGTCGCGGATGCCAACGCGATCGGCGAAGTCGGTTCCATCAGCTGCGGCGACGCCCTGCGCTTGACTTTACGCGTTAACGAAGACACCGAAGTCATCGAAGACGCCGGCTTCCAAACCTTCGGTTGCGGTTCCGCCATTGCGTCTTCTTCGGTATTGACCGAAATCATCAAAGGCCTGACCCTGGACGAAGCGCTGAAAGTCACCAACCAAGACATCGCCGCCGAACTGGACGGCCTGCCGCCGGAAAAAATGCACTGCTCGGTCATGGGCCGCGAAGCCCTACAAGCCGCCGTCGCCAACTACCGCGGCGAAGAATGGAAAGACGATCACGAAGAAGGTGCGCTGGTCTGCAAATGCTTCGCCATCGACGCGGTGATGATCGAAGAAATGGTCTGGGCCAACAAACTGCGGACCGTCGAAGACGTGACCAACTTCACCAAAGCCGGCGGCGGCTGCGCTTCCTGCCACGAAGACATCGAAGCCATTTTGGAAAAAGTGTTGAAAGAACAAGGCGAATCATTCGATCCAACCGCAGCGCCCGCCCCTAAACCTAAATTGACTGCGGTGACCGGTCCGTTAACCAGCGTGCAACGCATCAAGAAAATCGAAGAAGTGTTGGACGAAATGCGTCCGTCGCTTCGTGCGGACGGCGGCGACGTCGAACTGGTGGAAGTCGTCGGCAATACCGCTTACGTCAACATGAAAGGCGCTTGCAACGGTTGCGGCATGTCGTCCATGACCATAGGCGGCATCCAACAACGCTTGATGGAAATCCTGGGCGAATTCATCAAAGTCGTGCCGGCTTCGCAAATGCCGCAGTTGGTGAATATCGAGGGGGCTAGCCATGGCTGA
- a CDS encoding HesB/IscA family protein: MITLTESAVKAVGRFISNSDKPTGGLRIEVTDGGCSGLSYGLKLEETHSQDDTIIDCGDVKVFVDPLSMPKLDGMSIDFVDSLEGSGFKFVNPNAVKSCACGSSFSTGENGGTPKTCS, from the coding sequence ATGATTACATTAACCGAAAGCGCCGTAAAAGCCGTGGGCCGTTTTATTTCAAATTCAGACAAGCCTACCGGCGGCTTACGTATAGAAGTTACCGACGGCGGATGCTCCGGATTGTCGTACGGCTTGAAATTAGAGGAAACGCATAGCCAAGACGACACCATAATCGATTGCGGCGACGTCAAAGTATTCGTAGATCCGTTGAGCATGCCCAAACTGGACGGCATGTCGATCGATTTCGTCGATAGCCTGGAAGGATCGGGTTTTAAATTCGTCAATCCTAATGCAGTAAAAAGCTGCGCCTGCGGCTCGTCGTTCTCTACCGGCGAAAACGGCGGCACCCCTAAAACCTGTTCCTAA
- a CDS encoding nitrogen fixation protein NifZ — MNIEDLDLGDVVYAAHSIINDGSMPGSEEGEVLAEQGCRGVIVMKGYVEEDPSRSVFLVRFEDGEMNLGNPIGCWSDDLMVMDA, encoded by the coding sequence ATGAATATAGAAGACCTGGATTTAGGCGACGTGGTTTACGCGGCGCACAGCATTATCAACGACGGCAGCATGCCGGGTAGCGAGGAAGGTGAAGTGCTGGCCGAGCAAGGATGCCGGGGCGTGATTGTGATGAAAGGCTACGTGGAGGAAGACCCCAGTCGTAGCGTATTCTTGGTGCGCTTCGAAGACGGGGAAATGAATCTTGGTAATCCGATAGGTTGCTGGAGCGACGATTTGATGGTGATGGACGCCTGA
- a CDS encoding 3'-5' exonuclease — MRISRPAIIDFEASGLGFDSFPIEVGVVLSTGDRYCALIRPEPVWQYWDDAAESLHGLTRADLIEHGKPVRQVAQELNAFLANRVVYCDGWVVDKAWLSKLYFYAGMEPDFSLSALEMILREAQMDIWNDVNRQVLAELSLPRHRASTDALIIQETFFRTFELTKEERTPVG, encoded by the coding sequence GTGCGAATTTCCAGACCCGCTATTATTGATTTTGAAGCTTCCGGTTTAGGTTTCGATAGTTTTCCGATCGAAGTGGGGGTGGTACTAAGTACCGGGGATCGTTACTGTGCGCTGATCAGGCCGGAGCCGGTCTGGCAGTATTGGGACGATGCGGCTGAAAGCTTGCACGGGTTGACGCGGGCCGATTTGATTGAACACGGCAAGCCCGTAAGGCAAGTGGCTCAGGAATTGAACGCCTTTTTGGCGAATAGAGTGGTGTATTGCGACGGCTGGGTGGTCGATAAAGCTTGGTTGTCCAAGCTGTATTTTTACGCCGGCATGGAGCCGGATTTCAGCTTGAGTGCCTTGGAAATGATTTTGCGGGAAGCGCAAATGGATATTTGGAACGATGTTAACCGGCAAGTTTTGGCGGAATTGTCGTTGCCGCGGCATCGGGCCAGTACCGATGCCCTGATTATTCAAGAAACTTTTTTCCGCACTTTCGAGTTGACCAAGGAAGAAAGGACGCCCGTAGGTTGA
- the lplT gene encoding lysophospholipid transporter LplT — translation MSKYFYPLLIAQFLSAFADNAILFTVIAMVIQSDTPPAWYVPALQSVFLVAFVLLGPWVGACADSHPKDKVLIVANLIKAAGAGLLLLGVEPLLAYCVVGVGAALYSPAKYGILPELAGHRDLVKANSWIEGSTILAILTGMVVGAKAADQSIGMALTGTMVLFLVSAATTCLLPATVRKTLPVGSKIVLFYREICQFLASPRSRFAVLGASLFWATAACVRVIIVAWAPLVLMTHNASDIADLTLFLALGIIVGSALVPRLIPLEHLRRVRIPAYLMALLIVGLSFTGSIWPARIVLLLMGTAGGMFVVPINAALQEIGYQSIGSGGAVAMQNFFQNVAMLLSVGGYTLAATFNVGPTAALFGLGALLFLMTFGVVMRLPAERVNANRE, via the coding sequence ATGAGCAAATATTTTTATCCGCTATTAATCGCCCAATTTTTGTCGGCATTTGCCGATAACGCCATTTTGTTTACCGTCATCGCGATGGTGATACAAAGCGATACGCCCCCGGCTTGGTACGTGCCGGCGCTGCAAAGCGTGTTTCTGGTCGCGTTCGTGTTGCTAGGGCCTTGGGTCGGTGCATGTGCCGATAGTCATCCGAAGGACAAGGTGTTGATTGTCGCTAATTTGATCAAGGCTGCCGGCGCAGGTTTGTTGTTGTTAGGTGTTGAACCCTTGCTGGCTTATTGCGTAGTCGGTGTAGGGGCCGCTTTGTATAGCCCGGCCAAATACGGGATTCTCCCGGAGCTCGCCGGTCATCGCGATTTGGTCAAAGCCAACAGTTGGATCGAAGGCTCGACTATCTTAGCTATCCTGACCGGTATGGTGGTAGGTGCCAAAGCCGCGGATCAATCGATTGGCATGGCTTTGACCGGCACGATGGTCTTGTTTTTAGTATCGGCGGCGACAACCTGCTTGTTACCTGCAACCGTCAGGAAAACGCTGCCGGTTGGTTCCAAGATCGTATTGTTTTACCGGGAAATTTGTCAGTTTTTGGCGTCTCCGCGTTCGCGTTTTGCGGTTTTGGGGGCGTCACTATTTTGGGCGACCGCGGCGTGCGTCAGGGTCATTATCGTTGCCTGGGCACCCTTGGTGTTGATGACCCATAACGCCAGCGATATAGCCGATCTGACATTGTTTTTAGCCTTGGGCATAATCGTCGGCTCCGCTTTGGTGCCAAGGTTGATCCCGCTGGAACATTTACGCCGGGTCAGAATACCGGCTTATTTGATGGCGTTGTTGATAGTCGGCTTGAGTTTTACCGGCTCCATATGGCCGGCTCGCATAGTATTGTTATTGATGGGTACCGCGGGCGGTATGTTTGTGGTGCCTATCAATGCTGCGTTGCAGGAAATCGGTTACCAAAGCATAGGCAGCGGAGGTGCAGTGGCGATGCAGAATTTTTTTCAAAATGTCGCGATGTTGTTGTCGGTTGGCGGTTATACGTTAGCCGCTACGTTCAACGTTGGGCCTACGGCTGCCTTATTCGGATTAGGCGCGTTGTTGTTTTTGATGACGTTTGGGGTGGTTATGCGTTTGCCGGCAGAGAGGGTAAACGCCAACCGCGAATGA
- a CDS encoding TetR/AcrR family transcriptional regulator — MARRSEHTQEQIKEMVLQAAETIIVEEGYHALTVRKIALEIGYTVGSIYMVFENMHDLTMHVKGRTLDELATTLQQAGYAGDNAEQRILTLATAYVDFAHQHFNRWQMIFDKIDDQTSPDWYQAKITAMFTLVEDLLKQLEPNGSTKHIRLTARALWSGVHGACILALNGSLGRVGAEDTAATVTLLVQNFIRGWRLPSLPANA; from the coding sequence ATGGCTAGAAGAAGCGAACACACCCAAGAACAAATCAAGGAAATGGTGCTCCAAGCCGCCGAAACCATCATCGTTGAGGAAGGTTATCACGCGCTGACGGTACGCAAGATTGCATTGGAAATCGGCTACACGGTCGGCAGCATTTATATGGTATTCGAAAACATGCACGATCTGACCATGCATGTCAAAGGCCGCACGCTGGACGAATTGGCGACAACCTTGCAGCAAGCGGGCTATGCCGGCGACAACGCCGAGCAACGCATTTTGACGCTGGCTACGGCTTACGTTGATTTCGCCCATCAACATTTCAACCGTTGGCAGATGATTTTCGACAAAATCGACGATCAAACCAGTCCGGATTGGTATCAAGCAAAAATAACCGCAATGTTTACGCTAGTGGAAGATTTGCTTAAGCAACTCGAGCCCAACGGCTCGACCAAACATATTCGCCTCACCGCCAGAGCGCTATGGAGCGGCGTGCACGGCGCCTGTATTCTGGCACTAAACGGTAGCCTGGGACGAGTAGGCGCGGAAGACACCGCAGCTACCGTGACCCTATTAGTCCAAAACTTCATTCGCGGTTGGCGTTTACCCTCTCTGCCGGCAAACGCATAA
- a CDS encoding NUDIX hydrolase — protein MHNEMLAVVDEFDREIGRRSRADVHRLGLKHRAVHVLVFNDKDQLLLQKRSYSKDLNKGLWDSSAAGHVDAGEDYDSSAPRELWEELGISAPLTTLFKLEALPSLGMEFIRVYRCVHPGPFTVSGDEIDEIRWYGLAEIDCRVDKDDPLMTVTFKTIWRHYRVVTAKPDGP, from the coding sequence ATGCACAATGAAATGCTTGCGGTAGTGGATGAGTTTGATAGAGAGATAGGGCGGCGTAGCAGAGCGGACGTCCATCGTTTGGGGTTAAAACACCGGGCTGTGCATGTTTTGGTGTTTAACGATAAAGACCAGTTGTTGTTGCAAAAGAGGTCGTATAGCAAGGATTTGAATAAAGGACTGTGGGATAGCTCGGCTGCCGGTCACGTCGATGCCGGCGAGGATTACGACAGCAGTGCGCCTAGGGAGTTATGGGAAGAGCTGGGTATATCGGCACCGTTAACAACCCTGTTTAAGCTTGAGGCGCTACCGAGTTTAGGCATGGAGTTTATTCGTGTCTATCGTTGCGTGCACCCCGGACCGTTTACTGTCTCCGGCGACGAGATCGACGAAATCCGCTGGTATGGTTTAGCTGAAATCGATTGCCGAGTAGATAAAGACGATCCGCTAATGACCGTGACGTTTAAGACAATTTGGCGGCATTATCGTGTCGTCACGGCTAAACCGGACGGGCCCTGA
- a CDS encoding Hsp20/alpha crystallin family protein translates to MNSLSPFASRGLFDELFRDVNPGYFIKPLHGDPLPAQIKVDIKENPGEYIVEAEIPGAGKDNIHVNIENNVVNIRAQVSQVDSQTKDDKVLRSERYFGEISRSFQLPADIDQAASKARYENGVLTLNLLKKQKQVGQRMTIE, encoded by the coding sequence ATGAATAGCTTAAGTCCATTTGCCAGTCGCGGCTTATTCGACGAATTATTTCGCGATGTGAATCCCGGATACTTTATAAAGCCCTTACATGGCGACCCATTACCGGCCCAAATCAAGGTAGACATTAAGGAAAACCCGGGCGAATACATCGTCGAGGCCGAGATTCCCGGCGCCGGCAAAGATAATATCCACGTAAACATCGAAAACAACGTAGTCAATATACGCGCCCAAGTCAGCCAAGTAGACAGTCAAACAAAGGACGATAAAGTATTGCGTAGCGAACGCTACTTCGGCGAAATATCCCGCAGCTTCCAATTACCCGCGGATATCGACCAAGCCGCCAGTAAAGCGCGTTATGAAAACGGGGTATTGACCTTGAATTTATTAAAAAAACAAAAACAAGTCGGCCAGCGCATGACCATAGAGTAA